One Acidobacteriota bacterium DNA window includes the following coding sequences:
- a CDS encoding NADH-quinone oxidoreductase subunit J gives MEQIAFIVLSGLALISALVVVFHRNQVISALALAGNLVAIAGFYMLLNAQFLALLQVIVYAGAIMVLVLFVIMLLNVAEEARSHDSSPIQRYLSPILAIVFVVALGAALFGSGSAEPFAPASDSFGTVDQVGISLFTTFFYAFEVISLLLVVAMVGSVLLAKRRL, from the coding sequence ATGGAACAGATTGCATTCATCGTCCTTTCCGGCCTGGCGCTGATCTCGGCGTTGGTGGTGGTCTTCCATCGCAACCAGGTCATCAGCGCCCTGGCGTTGGCCGGCAATCTTGTCGCCATCGCCGGGTTCTACATGCTGCTGAATGCGCAGTTCCTGGCGCTCTTACAGGTGATCGTCTACGCCGGCGCCATCATGGTGCTGGTGCTGTTCGTCATCATGCTGTTGAACGTGGCCGAGGAAGCTCGCAGCCACGACTCCAGCCCGATCCAACGCTATCTGTCGCCGATCCTTGCGATCGTCTTCGTGGTCGCCCTCGGTGCCGCGCTCTTCGGGTCGGGCAGCGCGGAGCCGTTTGCGCCCGCATCGGACAGTTTTGGCACCGTGGACCAGGTCGGCATATCGCTGTTCACCACGTTCTTCTATGCGTTCGAGGTGATCTCGCTGCTTCTGGTGGTGGCCATGGTGGGTTCCGTCTTGCTGGCCAAGAGGAGGCTGTAG
- the nuoK gene encoding NADH-quinone oxidoreductase subunit NuoK produces MSSQSLLIVSAVLFALGTFGVLWNRGAIMILMCVEIMLNASNLVFIVFSRQYDHADGQVFAFFIMTLAAAEAAVGLAIVIALFRLKDSTDVDELNLLKW; encoded by the coding sequence GTGTCCTCCCAATCCCTCCTGATCGTCTCTGCGGTCCTGTTCGCCCTTGGCACCTTCGGCGTGCTGTGGAACCGCGGCGCCATCATGATCCTGATGTGTGTCGAGATCATGCTCAATGCCTCCAACCTGGTGTTCATCGTTTTTTCTCGACAGTACGATCATGCCGACGGGCAGGTCTTCGCGTTTTTCATCATGACTCTGGCCGCCGCCGAGGCGGCGGTGGGTCTGGCGATCGTCATCGCGCTCTTTCGGTTGAAGGACTCGACCGACGTCGACGAACTGAACCTGTTGAAGTGGTAG